From Scleropages formosus chromosome 25, fSclFor1.1, whole genome shotgun sequence, a single genomic window includes:
- the ahsg2 gene encoding alpha-2-HS-glycoprotein 2, with amino-acid sequence MRTLGAVAILGLLAGAWAQVLPNIRRPPCDSPEVEQAALIAQDYINSHHKHGYKFILNQIDEIKIIEKPDGGETYLMEVDLLETTCHVLDPTPLANCSVREKHLMHVDSDCDVALTKEKDVLTVKAYKCKTKPDSREQMCLGCIDMVHLNHTEGLDLVTESLIAYNTKSSDNPDQARFALLEVTRLSAQVVGGGHRYFAEFAIVETNCTVNEKESCVFLNHTVARHGFCVAKTVGNDVDVDCNIFENVPNAPHHLHHHEHHHLHHHQHGPHGVRHHHLKQHHDPDATGLLSESKESAEVPKVKRETVGIPQAPTHAPVGPVEALVPHCPGKVKFY; translated from the exons ATGAGAACCTTGGGCGCCGTTGCGATTCTGGGGCTCCTGGCCGGGGCCTGGGCGCAGGTCCTCCCTAATATCCGGCGGCCACCCTGCGACTCCCCCGAGGTTGAGCAGGCTGCGCTGATCGCCCAGGACTACATCAACTCCCACCATAAACATGGCTACAAGTTCATCCTCAACCAGATTGATGAGATCAAGATCATCGAGAAG CCTGATGGTGGAGAGACCTACCTCATGGAAGTGGACCTGCTTGAGACCACCTGCCACGTCCTAGATCCAACCCCACTAGCCAACTGTTCTGTCAGAGAAAAGCACTTAATG CACGTCGATTCCGACTGTGACGTGGCTCTGACAAAAGAGAAGGACGTGCTGACTGTCAAGGCCTACAAGTGCAAGACCAAGCCAG ACTCGCGGGAACAAATGTGTCTCGGCTGCATCGACATGGTGCACCTCAACCACACTGAGGGTCTGGATTTGGTCACTGAATCCCTGATCGCCTACAACACCAAATCGTCGGACAACCCAGACCAAGCCCGCTTTGCTCTGCTGGAGGTCACCAGACTCTCCGCCCAG GTTGTAGGCGGTGGACACAGGTACTTTGCTGAATTTGCCATTGTGGAGACCAACTGCACGGTGAACGAGAAGGAGAGCTGTGTCTTCCTCAACCACACCGTGGCT cgcCACGGTTTCTGTGTCGCTAAGACCGTCGGCAATGACGTCGACGTTGACTGCAATATCTTCGAGAATGTG CCAAACGCTCCCCACCACCTGCACCATCATGAGCACCACCACCTTCATCACCATCAGCACGGCCCACACGGCGTCAGACACCACCATCTGAAGCAGCACCATGACCCCGACGCCACTGGTCTGCTGTCCGAGTCCAAGGAGTCTGCCGAAGTTCCCAAGGTGAAGCGCGAGACCGTAGGGATTCCCCAAGCGCCCACACATGCCCCTGTGGGTCCCGTGGAAGCATTGGTGCCTCACTGCCCTGGAAAGGTCAAGTTTTACTGA
- the LOC108921526 gene encoding transmembrane 4 L6 family member 1-like, with protein sequence MCWRSFTRCLGIALIPLSVCCIVANVLLYFPNGETRYAKDNLLTRYVWFFSGIAGGGLVMILPAAVFMNLGDCDGCCGNRDCGKSCAMLGSVVAALIGLAGASYCFVVSALTLTEGPYCRTSGDWGYPFANQSGKYLTERSTWSLCQEPAHVVEWNVTLFSILLALSGVEVLVCGMQVINGLLGGLCRACYHRSHYSLNA encoded by the exons ATGTGTTGGAGGAGCTTCACGAGGTGTCTGGGCATCGCCCTCATACCCCTGTCTGTGTGCTGCATCGTGGCCAATGTCCTGCTCTATTTCCCCAACGGAGAAACACGGTATGCCAAGGATAACCTCCTCACCCGGTACGTGTGGTTCTTCTCGGGGATCGCAGGAGGGGGTCTCGTG ATGATACTTCCGGCCGCCGTGTTTATGAACCTGGGGGACTGCGACGGCTGCTGTGGGAACCGAGACTGTGGGAAGAGCTGTGCG ATGCTGGGCTCCGTGGTGGCCGCCCTCATTGGACTGGCCGGCGCCAGTTACTGCTTCGTCGTCTCGGCCTTGACGCTCACCGAGGGACCGTACTGCAGGACGTCCGGAGACTGGGGGTACCCGTTTGCGAACCAGAGCGGAAA GTACCTGACGGAGCGCAGCACGTGGTCCCTGTGCCAGGAACCGGCGCACGTGGTGGAGTGGAACGTCACCCTCTTTTCCATCCTCCTGGCGCTCAGCGGCGTCGAGGTGCTCGTCTGCGGCATGCAGGTCATCAACGGGCTGCTGGGGGGGCTCTGCAGGGCCTGTTACCACAGGAGTCATTACAGCCTGAACGCCTGA